Proteins from a genomic interval of Papaver somniferum cultivar HN1 chromosome 4, ASM357369v1, whole genome shotgun sequence:
- the LOC113272335 gene encoding uncharacterized protein LOC113272335 codes for MQTSKCTTRDLNYTHYSGMLLELISLNTFREKPVCKLVLMYGQLVMGLFYKRRNACVGWDSGDLVPTAKKLLKKMFKKTGEYKVEGVVAGKLYEVTSIHNTIFTVDLEKHTCSCMQWQLRGFPCQHAVCALQQIRPNWVEYCARYYSVDNYRTTYSPDMVPLEGPEDWDEVFYNSELFMFIVLNWI; via the exons ATGCAAACTTCAAAATGCACTACAAGGGATCTAAACTACACACACTATTCTGGAATGCTGCTAGAGCTTATAAGCCTAAACACTTTCAG GGAGAAACCTGTCTGCAAGCTAGTTTTGATGTATGGACAGCTGGTGATGGGGCTGTTTTACAAGAGAAGAAATGCTTGTGTTGGATGGGATTCTGGGGATTTGGTTCCTACTGCCAAAAAATTATTGAAGAAGATGTTTAAGAAAACAGGGGAATATAAGGTAGAAGGAGTGGTTGCTGGCAAGCTTTATGAAGTCACAAGCATACATAATACAATATTCACTGTTGACCTTGAGAAACATACTTGCAGCTGCATGCAATGGCAGCTGAGGGGTTTCCCCTGTCAACACGCAGTCTGTGCTCTGCAGCAAATCAGGCCCAATTGGGTTGA GTATTGTGCCAGATACTACTCAGTGGATAACTACAGGACCACCTATTCCCCTGATATGGTGCCATTGGAAGGGCCTGAGGACTGGGATGAGGTTTTTTATAACTCTGAACTATTCATGTTTATTGTCCTTAATTGGATCTGA
- the LOC113272336 gene encoding uncharacterized protein LOC113272336 gives MVVDNELFPEPENEIQVVVDDRIDEGMEFPDKTAFKKHLRKYCVSTRTECRFSKSDNIRIKAVLKALESPFYVREFVAQHVINKLRESHGKNVPKPSEIAAEFWTSHNTLIPYHVAWKARNNVLERINGSFDESFRLIPSLCEMIKRTNPGSIATFTYGRDNRFESVTISFDAPMRGFINGCRNVVGLDGCHLKGKYGGCLLSATALDGQNGLVPLGIMVCINECAENWFLFLNNLKHRLADHPVEPINFISDRQKGLRDAVQKHMYANFKMHYKGSKLHTLFWNAARAYKPKHFQAHMDSMMSENVSACQYLMGEDPKSWCRAFFDHKSACEHLSNNFSESFNNMITNIREKPVCKLVLMYGQLVMGLFYKRRNACVGWDSGDLVPTAKKLLKKMFKKTGEYKVEGGCWQAL, from the exons ATGGTTG TGGATAATGAGTTATTCCCTGAACCAGAAAATGAAATACAAGTTGTAGTTGATGACAGAATTGATGAGGGGATGGAATTTCCAGACAAGACCGCTTTTAAGAAACATCTCAGAAAATACTGTGTATCTACTAGGACAGAATGCAGGTTTAGTAAGAGTGATAATATTAGAATCAAGGCTGTGTTAAAGGCTTTGGAGAGCCCATTCTATGTCCGTG AATTTGTAGCTCAACATGTGATCAACAAGCTAAGGGAGTCACATGGAAAGAATGTACCTAAACCTTCTGAGATTGCTGCCGAGTTTTGGACAAGCCACAACACCTTGATCCCGTATCACGTTGCATGGAAGGCTAGAAACAATGTGTTGGAGAGGATAAACGGAAGCTTTGATGAGAGTTTTAGACTCATACCAAGTCTGTGTGAAATGATCAAAAGGACTAATCCCGGATCAATTGCTACTTTCACTTACGGAAG AGACAATCGCTTTGAATCTGTGACCATATCTTTTGATGCCCCAATGAGGGGTTTTATAAATGGTTGTAGAAATGTGGTTGGGCTGGATGGTTGTCACCTGAAGGGAAAGTATGGTGGATGTCTACTATCTGCCACTGCTCTTGATGGGCAGAATGGATTGGTTCCTTTGGGTATCATGGTTTGTATAAACGAGTGTGCGGAGAACTGGTTCTTGTTCTTGAATAATCTCAAGCATAGATTGGCTGATCATCCCGTTGAGCCAATCAACTTCATATCTGATAGACAGAAGGGTTTGAGAGACGCTGTCCAAAA GCACATGTATGCAAACTTCAAAATGCACTACAAGGGATCTAAACTACACACACTATTCTGGAATGCTGCTAGAGCTTATAAGCCTAAACACTTTCAG GCACACATGGATAGTATGATGTCAGAGAATGTTAGTGCTTGTCAGTATTTGATGGGCGAGGATCCTAAAAGCTGGTGCAGGGCCTTTTTTGACCACAAGAGCGCTTGTGAACACTTGAGTAACAACTTTTCTGAAAGTTTCAATAACATGATAACCAACATTAGGGAGAAACCTGTCTGCAAGCTAGTTTTGATGTATGGACAGCTGGTGATGGGGCTGTTTTACAAGAGAAGAAATGCTTGTGTTGGATGGGATTCTGGGGATTTGGTTCCTACTGCCAAAAAATTATTGAAGAAGATGTTTAAGAAAACAGGGGAATATAAGGTAGAAGGAGGTTGCTGGCAAGCTTTATGA